The Armatimonadota bacterium genome segment GGCGTGGGGATTGAGGGCGGCCACCGCCAGGCGGGGGCGGGCAACGCCCAGACGAAGCAGGCTGTCGGCGATCCGGGGCAGCAGGGCCACGATGCGCTCCCGCCGCACGTGCTCCAGGGCCTCCCGCAGCGACAGGTGGCGGGTCAGAAAGAAGATCCGCAGGGAGCGCACGACGAACATCGTCAGAGGGTCGGGAGATCCGGTCAGCGCGGCCAGCATCTCGGTGTGGCCCACGAAGCGGTAGCCGGCGCGCCAGAGGGCCTCTTTGTGGATGGGCGCGGTGGCCAGCGCGTCGGCCCGACCGTCCAGGATTTCCTGCACCGCCCGTTCGATGAACTGGCCGGCGGCCGCGCCGGCGGTGGCCTGCACCCGTCCCCACCGCAGCCGGCGGTCCACGTTGGCCAGGTCGATCAGCTCGGCCGGGCCGCCGGGTCCGAACTCCAGGTGAACGCCGGTCACCTCCATCGCCCGGTTCACCACCCAGGCGTCGCCCACAACGACGGTGCGGGCGGCGGCCTGCACCCGGGGATCCGCCAGCGCCCGGACCACGATCTCGGGGCCGATCCCCGCGGGATCTCCCAGGGTGACGGCGACGACGGGAGGAGAACGCATGATTCCATTCTAAGAGGGAGGAGGGAAGAAGGAAAAGGGAAGAAGGGATACTGCCTCCAGACGGGGGCACGTCAACGCTCCAGCCCTCCAACGCTCCAACGTTCCAACGCTTCAACGTCTCTTCTCCCGAGTCAACGTTTCTTCTCCCGAGGGTCGTCGTGTCCGATCCGGAAGAGGTCGAGGTCTTCGGGCGGCGCTTCCTGGTCACCGTCACCGGGCCGGACGCCGGACGGCGCTATGCGGCCACCATCTGGGAGCCGGCGGCGGGGCGCACCCTCACCCGCTCCCCCGTGCGCGGCCGCAGCGTCGCCGAAGTGCGGGAGAAGGTGGTCGAGGTTCTGCACACCCTGGTGGGCATTGACCGGGCCCAGGAGCAGATCCTGGCCGTGGCCGCCGAGATGGCGCCGGGCGCGTCGGTGGAGCTGGTCGAGGACGCCCAGGCCATCCGGGCAATGCTGGCGGGTGGATGGGAGCTGGCGGTCCCGCTGGCCCTCCCCCGGGACGACGTGACCGACCCGGAGGCCGACATCGCGGCGCTGCGGCGGAGGATCGTTGACCACTTCCGCGCCCACCTGCGCCGCGTCCGCTGAGGTGCCGCCGGGGGAGCAGGAAGCGCGCGCGCCCTGGCGAACAAAGCCGGAAGATTTCCGGGCCGCCATGGACCTGATCATCCGCCGAGCCGCCGTCCGGGGCAGGGACGGGCTGCACGACATCGGGGTGCGCGCCGGACGCATCGCCGCCATCGCCCCCCGGCTGGACGCCACCGCCCCAACGGAGCTGGACGCCGGCGGTAGCCTGGTCACCCCCGCTCTGGTGGAGACCCACATCCACCTGGACGCCGCCCTCACCGTGGGGCAGCCCCGCCACAACCGCACCGGGTCCCTGTTCGAAGGCATCGAGATCTGGGCCGAGCGGGTGCGCGCCCTGACCGAGGACGACGTGACGCGCCGCGCCACCACCGCCCTGAAGTGGATGCTGGCCCACGGCGTCACCCGCGTGCGCACCCACGTGGACGTCTGCGATCCGAACCTCACGGCGCTGCGGGCCTTGCTCCGGCTGCGGGACGCGGTGCGGGATCTGATCACCCTGCAGATCGTCGCCTTCCCCCAGCAGGGGATCTACTCGTTTCCCGACGGCGAGCGGCTGCTGCGACAGGCCCTGGACCTGGGCGCGGACGTGGTGGGGGGCATCCCCCACTACGAGTGGACCCGGGAGTACGGGGAGCGGGACGTGCGCACCGTCCTCCAGCTGGCCGCCGAGTACGGCCGGCCGGCGGACCTGCACTGCGACGAGACCGACGACGACCACAGCCGGTTCCTGGAGCTGGTGGCCGCGGAGACCATCCGGCTGGGCCTGCAGGGGCGCGTGACCGCCAGCCACACCACCGCCATGCACTCGTACAACAACGCCTACGCCTACCGCCTCATCCGGTGGATGCGCCACGCCGGCGTGCACATCATCACCAACCCCCTGGACAACTCGGTCCTGCAGGGGCGGTTTGATACCTATCCCATCCGCCGGGGCTTCACCCGCGTCCGGGAGCTGCTGGCCAACGGGATCAACGTCTGTATCGGCCACGACTCCATCATGGATCCGTGGTACCCCCTGGGGGTGGGTGACCCGCTGCAGGCCTGCTTTGTCATGGTGCACTACGGGCAGCTGTCCGGGCGGGACGAACTGGAGACGCTGCTGGACCTGGTGACCACCCGCGCCGCCGCGTGCGTCGGCGCGGCCGACTACGGGTTGGCCGAAGGGCGTCGGGCCGACCTGGTGGTCTTCGACGCTCCCACGGCCGTGGACGCCATCCGGACCCTGGCCGCGCGGCGGTGGGTCCTTTCCGGAGGGCGCGTGGTGGCCGAGACCCAGCCGGCCCGGTCCGTGGTGCGCTGGGCCGGCGACGCGGAGCCGGTGCGGTTCGTGCCGTGACGGCCCGCGCCCCCTCCCGCCCCGGCCCGGCGGCTCTCGGCCGCCCGCGGCGCACCCCCGTCGCCGACCTGGGCTCGTGGACGGTGTTCGCGGCGGTCGTCCTGCTGGGGTGGGAGGTGGGGGCACGGCTGTACGACCAGCCCTACCTGTTGCCGGCCCCCAGCCAGATCCTGGCCGCGCTGCGCGCCGACGCGCCGCTGGTGCTGGCCTACGCCCGGGTGACGGCCCAGGAAACGGTGCTGGGATTCGGCGCGGGGTCGGCGCTGGCGCTGCTGGGGGCGATGCTGTTCGTGTGGCTGCCCCGGCCGGTGGAGGAGTTCCTGTACCGGATCGTGGTGACCCTCAACAGCACGCCGTTTGTGGCCCTGGCCTCGCTGGTGGTGGTGTGGTTCGGGCTGGGGATCACCAGCAAGGTGGTCATCGCCGGCCTGTACACCTTCTTTGCGGTCCTGTACCACACCCACAAGGAGTTCATCTCCGTGGACCCCATGCGGGAGTACCTGCTCGACGTCTACAACGCCACCTGGCTGCAGCGCATGCTGTTGTTGAAGCTGCCCTCGGCCCTGCCCATCATCTTCACCAGCCTCAAGGGCGGCGTCATGGCGGCCGTCAACGGGGCCATCGTGGGCGAACTGTTCGGGGCGTTTGAGGGCCTGGGGTACATGATCCTGGACTCGCGGTACGTGGGGAACACGGTGCGGGTGTTCCTGGCCGCGGTCTTCTGCACGTTGATCGGGTGGGTGCTGCTGGGTGTGGTCACGGTGGCCGAGCGGCTGCTGGTTCCCTGGCACGTCAGCATGGCCCGGGAGCGGTCCTGACGGGCCGTCCGGGAGCAGGGACGACACGGGGAGGTGGGCTATGGGAGGCCTGAGGTGGGGTGCGCTGGTGGGGTGTCTGGTCCTGGCGATGGCGGCCGGGGTCGGGGCGCAGGGGCAGCCGGTCTCCATCATCGAGGCGTGGTTCATTCACAACGAGTCGATGGGCGATCCGGTGGGCGTCGAGAAGGGGTTCTTCGGTCCCCTGCGGGTCCAGGTGATCGGCGGCGGCCCGGGCCTGTCGCCCATTGACCGGGTCATGGCCAAGGCCCGGGCGGGGGAGATCGTCTTCGGCGTGGACTATCCCTACAACATCCTGGAGGCCCGGGAGAAGCAGAG includes the following:
- the pdxA gene encoding 4-hydroxythreonine-4-phosphate dehydrogenase PdxA — encoded protein: MRSPPVVAVTLGDPAGIGPEIVVRALADPRVQAAARTVVVGDAWVVNRAMEVTGVHLEFGPGGPAELIDLANVDRRLRWGRVQATAGAAAGQFIERAVQEILDGRADALATAPIHKEALWRAGYRFVGHTEMLAALTGSPDPLTMFVVRSLRIFFLTRHLSLREALEHVRRERIVALLPRIADSLLRLGVARPRLAVAALNPHAGEGGALGWEDEREIAPAVREARQAGLDVEGPIPADAVFAQALEGRYDAVLALYHDQGHIAAKTVDFFGAVSVTLGLPFIRTSVDHGTAFDIAGRGIARADSMTAAILAAADLAARMAGVGQLQDG
- the codA gene encoding cytosine deaminase, with the protein product MDLIIRRAAVRGRDGLHDIGVRAGRIAAIAPRLDATAPTELDAGGSLVTPALVETHIHLDAALTVGQPRHNRTGSLFEGIEIWAERVRALTEDDVTRRATTALKWMLAHGVTRVRTHVDVCDPNLTALRALLRLRDAVRDLITLQIVAFPQQGIYSFPDGERLLRQALDLGADVVGGIPHYEWTREYGERDVRTVLQLAAEYGRPADLHCDETDDDHSRFLELVAAETIRLGLQGRVTASHTTAMHSYNNAYAYRLIRWMRHAGVHIITNPLDNSVLQGRFDTYPIRRGFTRVRELLANGINVCIGHDSIMDPWYPLGVGDPLQACFVMVHYGQLSGRDELETLLDLVTTRAAACVGAADYGLAEGRRADLVVFDAPTAVDAIRTLAARRWVLSGGRVVAETQPARSVVRWAGDAEPVRFVP
- a CDS encoding ABC transporter permease; its protein translation is MTARAPSRPGPAALGRPRRTPVADLGSWTVFAAVVLLGWEVGARLYDQPYLLPAPSQILAALRADAPLVLAYARVTAQETVLGFGAGSALALLGAMLFVWLPRPVEEFLYRIVVTLNSTPFVALASLVVVWFGLGITSKVVIAGLYTFFAVLYHTHKEFISVDPMREYLLDVYNATWLQRMLLLKLPSALPIIFTSLKGGVMAAVNGAIVGELFGAFEGLGYMILDSRYVGNTVRVFLAAVFCTLIGWVLLGVVTVAERLLVPWHVSMARERS